Proteins encoded in a region of the Anopheles aquasalis chromosome 2, idAnoAquaMG_Q_19, whole genome shotgun sequence genome:
- the LOC126572313 gene encoding cuticle protein 10.6-like — MKFLAIAVFLLVASVYAEEQSMESMKSKRGVHLSLGYHHAPAVSYVAPAPVIAHSAPLVAAYHAPIAKTYVAHTPVVHHTHLAAYHAPLAVAHAPLYHHGAVYSTLHRR, encoded by the exons atgaagttcttg GCTATCGCTGTTTTCCTGCTCGTTGCCTCGGTTTACGCCGAGGAACAGTCAATGGAATCGATGAAATCCAAGCGGGGTGTTCATCTCAGCCTCGGATATCATCATGCACCGGCGGTTTCGTACGTAGCTCCTGCGCCAGTGATTGCTCATTCGGCACCGTTGGTGGCGGCCTACCACGCCCCGATCGCTAAGACCTACGTGGCCCATACTCCGGTGGTGCACCACACTCATCTTGCCGCTTACCATGCCCCGCTGGCCGTTGCGCACGCGCCACTCTACCATCATGGTGCCGTTTACTCGACTCTGCATCGTCGCTAA